One stretch of Candidatus Latescibacter sp. DNA includes these proteins:
- a CDS encoding MFS transporter encodes MIQSVALMSVFGLGIAFSVLGAFKLHLVRELNIDDARFGKLFSALMFTSIFVVLAFGPLVDTFGYKPIAIMGFLVGFVAVFMLVSSKSYGMAVFSCILLGIGAMCLNLGNTLIPMVLFPGNPAAASNFGNVFFGIGAFITPFLVGMLLNRLGYKPTGTIIAFVLLAPVVLAILASYPAVQKSGLTLAGAVGNAFGLLANPAVIIAALALFCYIGLEVSMGGWITTYATDEGFDAKGASMVLSSFWIGLMVARLVTSQFVTPANGVMVIAVLAVVAAVSIGLMIATGSKSVAVLSVVITGLAFGPLFPTIVGVTFSKMDPSLYGSTFGIIFAVGLLGGSTIPAAIGIYSRGKSIKKSLPIAMAAALVLFVIALFMGRM; translated from the coding sequence ATGATTCAATCTGTTGCGCTTATGAGCGTTTTCGGGCTGGGAATAGCGTTTTCCGTGCTCGGCGCATTTAAACTTCACCTGGTCAGGGAATTGAACATCGATGACGCCCGGTTTGGCAAACTATTCTCAGCGCTGATGTTCACCAGCATTTTCGTGGTGCTGGCATTCGGCCCGCTGGTCGATACATTCGGCTACAAGCCCATCGCGATCATGGGCTTTCTCGTGGGATTCGTCGCGGTGTTCATGCTGGTTTCCTCGAAATCCTACGGCATGGCGGTGTTTTCCTGCATTCTGCTCGGCATCGGGGCTATGTGCCTTAACCTGGGGAACACCCTCATCCCCATGGTGCTTTTCCCCGGCAATCCCGCCGCCGCATCGAATTTCGGGAATGTGTTTTTCGGGATCGGCGCATTCATCACCCCCTTCCTGGTAGGAATGCTCCTCAACCGCCTGGGATACAAACCCACCGGCACCATTATCGCCTTCGTTCTCCTCGCTCCGGTTGTCCTGGCGATTCTGGCCTCCTATCCGGCAGTCCAGAAGTCCGGTCTCACCCTGGCCGGTGCGGTAGGCAATGCATTCGGGCTTCTTGCAAATCCTGCTGTCATCATCGCCGCTCTTGCCCTTTTCTGCTACATCGGCCTGGAGGTTTCCATGGGTGGATGGATCACCACCTATGCCACAGACGAGGGTTTTGACGCCAAAGGGGCAAGCATGGTTCTGTCCTCGTTCTGGATCGGGCTTATGGTCGCCCGTCTGGTAACTTCACAATTTGTAACACCAGCCAACGGCGTCATGGTCATCGCTGTTCTCGCGGTTGTCGCCGCAGTCTCCATCGGCCTCATGATTGCCACCGGTTCCAAGTCTGTTGCGGTGCTGTCGGTGGTAATTACCGGATTGGCTTTCGGGCCGCTTTTCCCCACCATTGTCGGGGTAACCTTTTCCAAGATGGATCCCAGTCTTTACGGGAGCACATTCGGCATCATTTTTGCCGTCGGTCTTTTGGGCGGAAGCACCATCCCGGCGGCCATCGGCATCTATTCACGGGGCAAGAGCATCAAGAAGAGCCTCCCCATCGCGATGGCGGCGGCGCTGGTCCTCTTTGTCATTGCGCTGTTTATGGGAAGAATGTAA
- a CDS encoding sugar phosphate isomerase/epimerase produces the protein MRTIKGPGIFLAQFMGDKPPFDTLENIGRWAASLGFVGVQLPSWDARCIDLKLAAESKTYADDLKGKLKNLGLEITELSSHLQGQLVAVHPAYDTQFDGFAPAEVHGNPKARTEWAVSQLKYAAKASRNLGLSAHATFSGALLWHTMYPWPQRPAGLVETGFKELARRWTPILNAFDEAGVDVCYEIHPGEDLHDGVTFERFREAACNHPRACLLYDPSHFVLQQLDYLAYIDIYHEFIKAFHVKDAEFNPTGRSGVYGGYQSWIDRPGRFRSLGDGQVDFLGIFSKLAQYDYPGWAVLEWECALKHPEDGAREGAEFIISNIIRTTEKAFDDFAGTGADEAMNRKILGI, from the coding sequence ATGAGAACAATAAAAGGTCCCGGAATATTCCTCGCCCAGTTCATGGGGGACAAGCCTCCCTTCGATACTCTGGAAAACATCGGCCGGTGGGCGGCAAGCCTCGGCTTTGTCGGCGTGCAGTTGCCATCGTGGGATGCGCGGTGCATTGACCTGAAGCTCGCAGCGGAGAGCAAAACCTACGCCGATGATCTGAAGGGAAAGCTGAAAAATCTGGGGCTGGAGATTACCGAGCTTTCTTCCCATCTCCAGGGGCAGCTGGTGGCGGTGCATCCGGCTTACGATACACAGTTCGATGGATTCGCACCGGCGGAGGTTCACGGCAATCCCAAAGCACGAACCGAATGGGCGGTCAGCCAACTCAAATACGCCGCCAAAGCAAGCCGTAACCTGGGACTTTCCGCTCATGCCACGTTTTCGGGCGCCCTCCTCTGGCACACCATGTATCCCTGGCCGCAGCGTCCCGCGGGACTGGTGGAGACCGGTTTCAAAGAGCTCGCCAGGCGCTGGACTCCCATCCTGAATGCCTTTGATGAAGCCGGTGTTGATGTGTGCTATGAAATTCACCCGGGCGAGGACCTTCACGACGGGGTCACATTCGAGCGGTTCCGCGAGGCGGCCTGCAATCATCCCCGCGCCTGCCTGCTCTATGACCCGAGCCATTTCGTTCTCCAGCAGCTCGATTACCTGGCCTACATTGACATTTACCATGAATTCATCAAGGCTTTCCATGTGAAAGACGCAGAGTTCAACCCCACCGGACGGTCGGGCGTGTATGGCGGCTACCAGTCCTGGATCGACCGTCCGGGGCGTTTCCGCTCTTTGGGCGACGGCCAGGTGGATTTTCTGGGCATATTCAGCAAGTTGGCCCAGTATGATTATCCGGGATGGGCGGTTCTCGAGTGGGAGTGCGCTCTGAAACACCCGGAGGATGGCGCCCGTGAAGGGGCCGAATTCATCATCAGTAATATCATCCGCACCACGGAAAAAGCGTTCGACGATTTCGCCGGAACCGGCGCCGATGAAGCCATGAACCGCAAGATACTCGGAATATAG
- a CDS encoding Gfo/Idh/MocA family oxidoreductase, producing the protein MNRKLRYGMIGGGIGAFIGAVHRMAAALDGECELVCGAFSSTPERSHASGEALYLPRERVYGTFAEMILREKERPAGDRMDFVSIVTPNNMHFQPAKMALENGFPVVCDKPMTFSLDEAKKLEAVVEKTGLLFALTHNYTGYPLVKEARAMVAAGKLGKIRKIVVEYPQGWLATQLEATGQKQATWRTDPSRSGIAGCMGDIGTHAENLAEYITGLKISELCADLTTFVEGRPLDDDGNVLLRFKNGARGILYASQISVGEENALRIRVYGEKGGLEWAQQEPNTLIVKWMDRPMEIYRASAGYLSDRAKFNTRLPGGHPEGFIEAFANIYRNFILALKSSIEGVEPKPEYLDFPTVRDGVRGMAFIETVVEASRSDRKWMKLKE; encoded by the coding sequence ATGAACCGAAAACTTCGCTATGGCATGATCGGCGGCGGCATAGGCGCATTCATCGGCGCGGTGCACCGCATGGCTGCCGCTCTGGACGGCGAATGCGAGCTTGTGTGCGGAGCGTTTTCGAGCACTCCCGAACGCTCGCACGCATCCGGCGAGGCGCTTTATCTGCCGCGGGAAAGGGTATACGGTACTTTTGCAGAGATGATCCTCCGTGAAAAGGAGCGCCCGGCGGGCGACCGTATGGATTTCGTCTCCATCGTCACCCCGAACAATATGCACTTCCAGCCGGCGAAGATGGCGCTGGAAAACGGGTTCCCGGTGGTCTGCGACAAGCCTATGACGTTCAGCCTCGATGAGGCCAAAAAACTGGAAGCTGTCGTGGAGAAAACAGGCCTCCTTTTCGCGCTGACCCACAACTACACCGGTTATCCCCTGGTGAAGGAAGCGCGCGCCATGGTCGCCGCCGGAAAACTGGGGAAAATACGCAAGATCGTAGTGGAATATCCTCAGGGCTGGCTCGCAACCCAGCTTGAGGCCACCGGCCAGAAGCAGGCCACCTGGCGCACCGATCCATCACGCTCCGGAATCGCCGGCTGCATGGGCGATATCGGCACCCACGCCGAGAACCTTGCCGAGTACATCACCGGGCTTAAGATCAGCGAGCTATGCGCCGACCTCACCACCTTTGTGGAAGGCCGCCCGCTCGATGACGACGGCAATGTCCTTCTCCGATTCAAAAATGGCGCGCGGGGGATCCTCTACGCCAGCCAGATCAGCGTGGGGGAGGAGAATGCCCTCCGCATCCGCGTCTACGGTGAAAAAGGCGGTCTTGAATGGGCGCAGCAGGAGCCGAACACCCTTATTGTCAAATGGATGGACCGCCCGATGGAAATTTACCGCGCTTCCGCCGGTTACCTTTCAGACCGTGCGAAATTCAACACCCGCCTGCCTGGCGGACATCCGGAAGGATTTATCGAGGCGTTCGCCAATATCTACCGTAATTTTATTCTGGCGCTGAAATCCAGCATTGAGGGCGTAGAGCCGAAACCTGAATACCTGGATTTTCCGACAGTCAGGGACGGCGTTCGGGGGATGGCGTTCATCGAAACCGTTGTGGAAGCCTCTCGCAGCGACAGGAAATGGATGAAGCTCAAGGAATAA
- a CDS encoding HEPN domain-containing protein, producing MKFQSETALLWFKKADNDLKIGKDEILSDNPATDTICFHMQQCVEKYLKGYLVFYGKEIEKTHNIGRILRECRDLDVSFSEIDTPAVDSLTLYATELRYPDDFYMPSLDETLEAVKQAEKVRDFVLEKLRYAGFDFQGCGKE from the coding sequence ATGAAGTTTCAGTCAGAAACAGCTCTGTTATGGTTTAAAAAAGCTGATAACGATTTGAAGATAGGCAAAGATGAGATACTATCAGATAATCCTGCCACAGATACTATCTGTTTCCATATGCAGCAGTGCGTGGAAAAATATCTGAAAGGATATTTGGTGTTTTATGGAAAAGAAATTGAAAAGACGCATAATATCGGCCGCATTTTAAGGGAATGCAGGGATTTAGACGTTTCTTTTTCGGAAATTGACACCCCCGCTGTTGACAGTCTCACTCTCTACGCAACTGAATTGCGCTATCCCGACGATTTTTATATGCCCTCTCTTGATGAAACACTTGAAGCAGTAAAGCAAGCCGAAAAAGTTAGAGACTTTGTACTTGAAAAACTACGGTACGCGGGGTTTGACTTTCAAGGATGTGGAAAGGAGTGA
- a CDS encoding nucleotidyltransferase domain-containing protein, which yields MTETAIRDFVVGVIRDEFAARGIEIHKIIFFGSRTRGDARPESDWDFIVVSKDTLERKKKTDIWLNINRKLVGQRIDADILIKSEPDFEKDKFDTGKVTYYAFKHGVSV from the coding sequence ATGACCGAAACAGCTATCAGAGATTTTGTTGTGGGTGTGATTCGCGATGAATTCGCCGCCCGCGGAATTGAAATACATAAAATAATTTTCTTCGGAAGCCGCACCCGCGGAGATGCACGTCCCGAAAGCGACTGGGATTTCATCGTGGTCTCTAAGGATACTCTGGAACGAAAGAAAAAGACGGATATCTGGCTGAATATTAACAGGAAACTGGTGGGACAAAGGATCGATGCCGATATCCTGATCAAGAGCGAGCCTGATTTTGAAAAGGACAAATTTGATACCGGAAAAGTGACATATTATGCTTTTAAACACGGGGTATCCGTATGA